One stretch of Ananas comosus cultivar F153 linkage group 6, ASM154086v1, whole genome shotgun sequence DNA includes these proteins:
- the LOC109712119 gene encoding aspartic proteinase nepenthesin-1-like, whose product MYAVKPFENMLPILVLLLASLVPPAISAFDGLRVDLTHVDAGRNFTKFELLQRMALRSRARSAMLVSKAAGGSANSISATDVPVSPNPYEYTIGVSIGTPAQPLLLMLDTGSDLIWTQCQPCLSCTNQSFPLYDPSQSATYSPLPCSSKLCQALPQSACHAQCLYLYEYLDNSFTVGTLASEAFTFGSTNNVTVPNLGFGCGFQNQGNFNGIAGFGRGPLSLISQLGVGKFGYCFISYDDDDSKSSALMLGSAASLNGSSTNIQSTPFVTNTSQPTYYYLSLDGITVGTIRLPIPRSAFALQQNGTGGVFIDSGTSFTQLTTVAYKLVRSAFLSQVKLPVANGTAEGFDLCFSLPSSPSAKVDVPKLIFHLEGADMDLPRDNYMLQDSTMGLMCLAMFDSGSEISIIGNFQQQNMHIVYDLDDQKLSFAPAQCDQL is encoded by the coding sequence ATGTATGCCGTTAAACCTTTCGAAAATATGCTGCCAATTCTGGTGCTCCTCCTCGCCTCGCTAGTCCCTCCGGCCATCTCTGCCTTCGACGGTCTCCGCGTGGACCTGACCCATGTCGACGCGGGCCGGAATTTCACCAAATTCGAGCTCCTGCAGCGCATGGCGCTGCGAAGCAGAGCCCGGAGTGCGATGCTCGTGTCCAAGGCCGCGGGGGGTTCTGCCAATTCGATCTCCGCAACTGACGTGCCTGTCTCGCCAAATCCCTATGAGTACACTATCGGAGTTTCCATTGGCACGCCGGCACAGCCTCTCCTGCTCATGCTTGACACCGGCAGCGATCTCATCTGGACTCAGTGCCAGCCCTGCCTCTCGTGCACCAACCAGAGCTTCCCTTTGTACGATCCTTCACAGTCAGCCACTTACTCGCCGCTTCCCTGCTCCAGCAAGCTCTGCCAGGCTCTTCCTCAATCCGCCTGCCACGCGCAATGCCTCTATCTTTACGAGTACCTTGACAACTCATTTACCGTCGGCACTCTCGCCAGCGAGGCCTTCACCTTTGGGTCCACTAACAACGTCACGGTCCCGAACCTCGGATTCGGCTGCGGGTTTCAAAACCAGGGCAACTTCAATGGGATCGCAGGCTTCGGTCGTGGGCCCTTGTCTCTCATCTCTCAGTTAGGAGTCGGAAAGTTCGGATACTGCTTCATTTCCTACGACGACGACGATTCGAAGAGCAGCGCACTCATGTTAGGATCAGCTGCCAGTCTAAACGGCAGCTCTACTAACATCCAGTCGACTCCGTTCGTTACGAATACTTCACAGCCAACCTACTATTACCTCTCTCTCGACGGTATAACGGTCGGCACGATCCGTCTCCCGATACCGAGGTCGGCATTTGCCCTGCAGCAAAACGGGACTGGCGGAGTGTTCATAGACTCCGGAACGTCCTTCACGCAGCTAACCACGGTTGCTTACAAGCTCGTGAGGAGCGCCTTCTTGTCGCAGGTGAAGCTGCCCGTGGCTAACGGCACCGCGGAGGGCTTCGACCTTTGCTTCTCGCTGCCGTCGTCTCCATCAGCAAAGGTGGACGTGCCGAAGCTGATATTCCACCTCGAAGGCGCAGATATGGATCTGCCGCGCGACAACTACATGCTCCAGGATTCTACCATGGGTTTAATGTGCTTGGCGATGTTCGATTCCGGCAGCGAAATCTCCATAATTGGTAATTTTCAGCAGCAGAATATGCACATAGTCTACGATCTGGACGATCAGAAGTTATCTTTTGCTCCTGCGCAGTGCGATCAGCTGTGA
- the LOC109711412 gene encoding aspartic proteinase nepenthesin-1-like, translating to MRAGTSPNSSSCSAWRSEAGPGVRCSCPRPRGGSANSISTTDVPVLPNAGDYTIGVSIGTPPQPLLLNLDTGSDLVWTQCQPCLSCFNQRFPLYDPSQSSTYSPLACSSKLCRALPLSACHAQCLYLYGYGDNSIAIGTLASEAFTFGSSNNVTVPNLGFGCGFLNGGLFNNESGIAGFGRGSLSLISQLGVGKFSYCFISYDDDDSKSSTLMLGSAADLNGSATAVRSTPFVLNPSQPTFYYLSLDGITVGTTRLPIPKSAFVLQRNGTGGVIIDSGTAITQLTTVAYKLVRSAFLSQVKPPVANATAEVFDLCFSLPSSPSAKVDVPKLIFHFEGADMDLPHENYMYQDSTVGLMCLAMFDSGDESSTIGNFQQQNMHVVYDLDNQKLSFAPARCDQL from the coding sequence ATGCGGGCCGGAACTTCACCAAATTCGAGCTCCTGCAGCGCATGGCGCTCCGAAGCAGGGCCCGGGGTGCGATGCTCGTGTCCAAGGCCGCGCGGGGGTTCTGCCAACTCGATATCCACAACTGACGTGCCTGTCTTGCCAAATGCCGGCGACTACACCATCGGAGTTTCCATCGGCACGCCACCACAGCCTCTTCTGCTCAACCTTGATACTGGCAGCGATCTCGTCTGGACGCAGTGCCAGCCCTGCCTCTCGTGCTTCAACCAGCGCTTTCCTTTGTACGATCCTTCGCAATCATCCACCTACTCGCCGCTCGCCTGCTCCAGCAAGCTCTGCCGGGCTCTTCCTCTATCCGCCTGCCACGCACAATGCCTCTATCTTTACGGCTATGGCGACAACTCAATCGCCATCGGCACTCTCGCCAGCGAGGCCTTCACCTTCGGGTCCTCTAACAACGTCACGGTCCCGAACCTTGGATTCGGCTGTGGGTTTCTCAACGGGGGCCTCTTCAACAACGAATCCGGGATCGCAGGCTTTGGTCGCGGGTCCTTGTCTCTCATCTCTCAGTTAGGAGTCGGAAAGTTTTCTTACTGCTTCATTTCCTACGACGACGACGATTCGAAGAGCAGCACACTCATGTTAGGATCAGCTGCCGATCTGAACGGCAGTGCTACTGCCGTCCGGTCGACTCCGTTCGTTCTGAATCCTTCACAGCCAACCTTCTATTACCTCTCTCTCGACGGTATAACGGTCGGCACGACCCGTCTACCGATACCGAAGTCGGCATTCGTGCTGCAGCGAAACGGGACGGGCGGAGTGATCATAGACTCCGGAACGGCCATCACGCAGCTAACCACGGTTGCTTACAAGCTCGTGAGGAGCGCCTTCTTGTCGCAGGTGAAGCCGCCCGTGGCTAACGCCACCGCAGAGGTTTTTGACCTTTGCTTCTCGCTGCCGTCGTCTCCGTCAGCAAAGGTGGACGTGCCGAAGCTGATATTCCACTTCGAAGGCGCTGATATGGATCTGCCGCACGAAAATTACATGTACCAAGATTCTACCGTCGGTTTAATGTGCTTGGCGATGTTCGATTCCGGAGACGAAAGCTCTACAATTGGCAATTTTCAGCAGCAGAATATGCACGTAGTCTACGATCTGGACAATCAGAAGTTATCTTTTGCTCCTGCGCGGTGCGATCAGCTGTGA
- the LOC109712036 gene encoding aspartic proteinase nepenthesin-1-like: MLQLLFFVLLSLIPYVIPTSFDIRLDLKHVDADSGLTRVELLRRAALRGKSRATSLIHNSTINAPVQSNGAEYLVELAIGSPAQPVMLILDTGSDLIWTQCQPCLECFNQSLSLYAPSNSSTFSRLSCSSKLCRALSLSACHGLCMYMYGYSDKSTTIGVLGAETFTFGTTTKKVKIPRLGFGCGILNQGIFLTESGIAGFGRGPLSLISQLKSKKFSYCFTPIHDYKRSTLFFGTLANPKKIRSGSIKTTPLIKNPLRPSLYYLSLNGITVGNKRLKIPKSAFTIKENGNGGVIIDSGTGFTRLNRVAHDQVKSAFASQLKLSVINDSTGTFDVCFSVPISSYLRVEVPKLIYHFEGADMDVPRDNYVVDLDEGGGLMCLLVSKSKSNDVSIIGNIHQQNMWIEYDLEKNELGFAPAQCDQL, translated from the coding sequence ATGTTACAACTTTTATTCTTCGTTCTCCTATCACTCATTCCCTATGTCATTCCCACTTCCTTCGATATCCGGCTCGATCTCAAGCACGTTGATGCTGATTCGGGCTTGACTCGGGTCGAGCTCCTCCGACGAGCGGCGCTCCGGGGCAAGAGCAGGGCGACGAGCCTAATACATAACTCTACCATCAACGCGCCGGTCCAGTCTAACGGGGCTGAGTACTTGGTCGAGTTGGCGATCGGCTCGCCAGCTCAACCTGTCATGCTCATCCTTGACACTGGCAGCGATCTCATCTGGACTCAGTGCCAGCCCTGTCTCGAATGCTTCAACCAGAGCCTCTCTCTCTACGCTCCCTCAAACTCGTCCACTTTCTCTAGGCTCTCTTGCTCTAGCAAGCTATGCCGGGCCCTTTCTCTCTCTGCGTGTCACGGATTGTGCATGTACATGTACGGTTACAGTGATAAATCTACTACCATAGGTGTTTTGGGCGCCGAGACCTTCACCTTTGGTACCACCACTAAAAAGGTCAAAATCCCCCGTCTCGGGTTCGGATGTGGGATTCTGAACCAAGGAATATTTTTAACCGAATCTGGCATAGCCGGTTTCGGCCGCGGACCCTTATCATTAATCTCTCaactaaaaagtaaaaagttCTCTTACTGCTTCACTCCCATACACGACTACAAAAGAAGCACCCTATTTTTTGGGACGTTAGCGAATCCAAAAAAGATCCGAAGTGGATCCATCAAAACCACTCCACTAATCAAAAACCCGCTAAGGCCAAGCTTGTACTACCTCTCTCTCAACGGAATAACGGTCGGAAATAAACGCTTAAAAATACCGAAGTCGGCGTTCACTATAAAAGAAAACGGCAATGGTGGAGTAATAATAGATTCCGGCACCGGCTTTACCCGATTGAACCGGGTCGCGCATGATCAGGTAAAGTCCGCATTTGCATCTCAATTAAAGCTCAGCGTCATTAACGACTCTACAGGAACGTTTGACGTCTGTTTCTCGGTGCCGATATCTTCTTATTTGAGAGTTGAAGTGCCCAAGCTTATATACCATTTCGAAGGTGCGGATATGGACGTACCGCGGGACAATTACGTGGTTGATTTAGACGAAGGCGGTGGATTAATGTGCTTACTTGTATCGAAATCGAAGTCGAATGATGTTTCAATAATAGGGAATATACACCAGCAAAATATGTGGATCGAATATGATTTGGAGAAGAACGAGTTGGGGTTTGCTCCTGCCCAATGTGATCAGCTGTGA
- the LOC109711917 gene encoding aspartic proteinase nepenthesin-1-like gives MLPILVLLLLASLVPPAISAFDGLRVDLTHVDAGRNFTKFELLQRMALRSRARSAMLVSKAAGGSANSISATDVPVSPNPYEYTIGVSIGTPAQPLLLMLDTGSDLIWTQCQPCLSCTNQSFPLYDPSQSATYSPLPCSSKLCQALPQSACHAQCLYLYDYLDNSFTVGTLASEAFTFGSTNNVTVPNLGFGCGFQNQGNFNGIAGFGRGPLSLISQLGVRKFGYCFISYDDDDSKSSALMLGSAANLNGSSTNIQSTPFVTNTSQPTYYYLSLDGITVGTIRLPIPRSAFALQQNGTGGVFIDSGTSFTQLTTVAYKLVRSAFLSQVKLPVANGTAEGFDLCFSLPSSPSAKVDVPKLIFHLEGADMDLPRDNYMLQDSSVGLMCLAMFDSGSEISIIGNFQQQNMHIVYDLDDQKLSFAPAQCDQL, from the coding sequence ATGCTGCCAATTCTggtgctcctcctcctcgcctcgCTAGTCCCTCCGGCCATCTCTGCCTTCGACGGTCTCCGCGTGGACCTGACCCATGTCGACGCGGGCCGGAATTTCACCAAATTCGAGCTCCTGCAGCGCATGGCGCTGCGAAGCAGGGCCCGGAGTGCGATGCTCGTGTCCAAGGCCGCGGGGGGTTCTGCCAATTCGATCTCCGCAACTGACGTGCCTGTCTCGCCAAATCCCTATGAGTACACCATCGGAGTTTCCATTGGCACGCCGGCACAGCCTCTCCTGCTCATGCTTGACACCGGCAGCGATCTCATCTGGACTCAGTGCCAGCCCTGCCTCTCGTGCACCAACCAGAGCTTCCCTTTGTACGATCCTTCACAGTCAGCCACTTACTCGCCGCTTCCCTGCTCCAGCAAGCTCTGCCAGGCTCTTCCTCAATCCGCCTGCCACGCGCAATGCCTCTATCTTTACGATTACCTTGACAACTCATTTACCGTCGGCACTCTCGCCAGCGAGGCCTTCACCTTTGGGTCCACTAACAACGTCACGGTCCCGAACCTCGGATTCGGCTGCGGGTTTCAAAACCAGGGCAACTTCAATGGGATCGCAGGCTTCGGTCGTGGGCCCTTGTCTCTCATCTCTCAGTTAGGAGTCAGAAAGTTCGGATACTGCTTCATTTCCTACGACGACGACGATTCGAAGAGCAGCGCACTCATGTTAGGATCAGCTGCCAATCTAAACGGCAGCTCTACTAACATCCAGTCGACTCCGTTCGTTACGAATACTTCACAGCCAACCTACTATTACCTCTCTCTCGACGGTATAACGGTCGGCACGATCCGTCTCCCGATACCGAGGTCGGCATTTGCCCTGCAGCAAAACGGGACTGGCGGAGTGTTCATAGACTCCGGAACGTCCTTCACGCAGCTAACCACGGTTGCTTACAAGCTCGTGAGGAGCGCCTTCTTGTCGCAGGTGAAGCTGCCCGTGGCTAACGGCACCGCGGAGGGCTTCGACCTTTGCTTCTCGCTGCCGTCGTCTCCATCAGCAAAGGTGGACGTGCCGAAGCTGATATTCCACCTCGAAGGCGCAGATATGGATCTGCCGCGCGACAACTACATGCTCCAGGATTCCAGCGTGGGTTTAATGTGCTTGGCGATGTTCGATTCCGGCAGCGAAATCTCCATAATTGGTAATTTTCAGCAGCAGAATATGCACATAGTCTACGATCTGGACGATCAGAAGTTATCTTTTGCTCCTGCGCAGTGCGATCAGCTGTGA